CCGGCGGCGCCGCGGATTCGGCGGCGGAGCTCGCCGCCTCCGGAGCCGACATCGTCGCTCTGACCGAGCTCGACGGCGACAGCCTGACCGCCGCGAGCGAGACACTGGCCGCCGAGTACCCGCACTCGTACGCGGTCGGCACGGTCGCGCTGTGGAGCCGTTTCCCTCTCACAGACGCGCAGCCGCTGACGCTCGGGCTGGACTGGAAGCGCGCACTGCGAGTGGTCGTCGACACGCCGGATGCCGAGGTCGCCGTCTACGTCATGCATGCGGCATCGGTGCGCCCGGGGCAGCAGCACGATCGCGACCTCATGCTCTCCGGGATCGCCGACGCCGTCGCAACGGACGCGGCCGAGTCGGTCGTGGTGGTCGGTGACTTCAACGCCGCATCCGCCGATCCCGCACTCGGCCCGATCCGCGCCCAGCTCGACTGGGTGAGGCCGACCGACGGCACGCTGGGTCTCACCTGGCCCGCAGCACTCCCCCTCGCCCGCATCGACCAGGTCTTCGTCCGCGGCGCGGACGTGCTCGGCTCCACCACCACCAGAGTCGGCGAGAGCGACCATCTCGCCACCGTGACGACCCTCGCGGTCCGACCCGCGAAACCGTAACGTTCGAGCGCGGCCCCCTTCGCCACGCGAGAATGGGGAGTATGGACTGGCAGACGACCTCTGAAGACACTGTGCCCTCGGCGCCGGTGACGGAGGCCGATGTCCGGCTGCTCCGCGCCAGGCCTCCGGCGACAGGAGCCTGGCGCGACGGCGACCCCGTGGGCGGCCGGCGGTTCGCCGCCTTCGGTCCGTTCGCGACGGAGAGCGGAGCGGAGCTCCCCGGCTTCCGACTCGCGTACGAGACGTGGGGAGAGCTGAATCCCACCCGCGACAATGCGATCCTGGTGCTGCATGCCCTGACCGGCGACAGCCATCTGCGCGGCGAGGCGGGTGCCGGGCATCCGACGGCAGGCTGGTGGGAGGCCGTCACCGGCCCCGGGGCGCCGCTGGACACCGACCGCTGGTTCGTGATCGCCCCCAACATGCTGGGCGGATGCCAGGGCTCGACGGGACCCGCGAGCATCGCCCCCTCCGGGTACGAGTGGGCCTCCCGCTTCCCGTACCTCACGATCCGCGATCAGGTCGCAGCCCAGGTGCGTCTCGCGGACGCACTCGGGATCGAGTCGTGGGCCGCTGTGGTCGGCGGCTCGATGGGCGGCATGCACGCCCTCGAATGGGCGGTGTCGCATCCCGAGCGCGTGCAGAGGCTGGCCGTGCTGTCCTCACCGCCGGTCACGACCGCCGACCAGATCGCGCTGAACTCCGTGCAGCTCGAGAC
This genomic interval from Microbacterium hydrocarbonoxydans contains the following:
- a CDS encoding endonuclease/exonuclease/phosphatase family protein — its product is MRGPTEELTIAVTTNHPTRRRSSARAGRAVAAVGVILILAIACAWIPGVVGTAAAAILPWLGLVLLVLVALAVFVARRVLVVLLVPALLWVLAIAPSAPGFASSAAEGSSSITVVSQNVRAHSGGAADSAAELAASGADIVALTELDGDSLTAASETLAAEYPHSYAVGTVALWSRFPLTDAQPLTLGLDWKRALRVVVDTPDAEVAVYVMHAASVRPGQQHDRDLMLSGIADAVATDAAESVVVVGDFNAASADPALGPIRAQLDWVRPTDGTLGLTWPAALPLARIDQVFVRGADVLGSTTTRVGESDHLATVTTLAVRPAKP
- the metX gene encoding homoserine O-acetyltransferase MetX, with protein sequence MDWQTTSEDTVPSAPVTEADVRLLRARPPATGAWRDGDPVGGRRFAAFGPFATESGAELPGFRLAYETWGELNPTRDNAILVLHALTGDSHLRGEAGAGHPTAGWWEAVTGPGAPLDTDRWFVIAPNMLGGCQGSTGPASIAPSGYEWASRFPYLTIRDQVAAQVRLADALGIESWAAVVGGSMGGMHALEWAVSHPERVQRLAVLSSPPVTTADQIALNSVQLETIRMDQRFQGGEYYDLADGDGPHRGLALARRMALLNYRSPIELNQRFQRSWQSGVSPLGHGGRFAVESYLDFHGNKFTRRFDANSYITLVEAMNSHDVGRDRGGVEEALRAVTATTLVLGIDSDRLFPVDGQHRIARSIPNTLDGADAVVLSSDFGHDGFLIETEAVGAHLRRLLAS